A single genomic interval of Malania oleifera isolate guangnan ecotype guangnan chromosome 11, ASM2987363v1, whole genome shotgun sequence harbors:
- the LOC131167476 gene encoding uncharacterized protein LOC131167476, with protein sequence MKPPSFSEGPDPIKAENWVQDVEEILAMLACTDKQKVAFSSFKLTGEAKRWWRLARLIKEQRLDPVSVSWSQFKELFFERYFPVIVRSAKAAEFLHLAQGQMTVCQYVARFIELSHFAPHLAPDEENKVRKFEGRPRQNLFEQVISFRAQTFAEVVDKAAIIKSGIQRGAAAQSQRKRVDELFLLVLGLAVDIRVNVRWVRMSATDAGDPGTDLGCVRDCQLRHQLPDHSGLVIRCPIEDNREILYQRECATYSFISSVYAKLMRYEAQLLDVGLAIATPTGSVVKCRRVLKGFPVTIQGKILLADLVILDMQGFEIILGMN encoded by the exons ATGAAGCCTCCCTCTTTTTCTGAAGGGCCTGACCCAATTaaagctgagaattgggttcaggatgttgAGGAGATTCTAGCAATGCTGGCGTGTACAGATAAGCAAAAAGTGGCATTTTCATCATTTAAACTAACAGgagaagcaaagcgctggtggagattagcACGGTTGATTAAGGAGCAGAGGTTGGATCCAGTGTCGGTATCATGGAGTCagttcaaggaattattcttcgagcgatactTCCCTGTTATCGTTCGGAGCGCAAAGGCAGCAGAATTTCTGCATTTGGCTCAGGGGCAAATGACGGTATGTCAGTATGTTGcacgatttatcgagttgtcacatttCGCCCCACACCTGGCACCAGATGAAGAAAATAAAGTAAGGAAGTTTGAAGGACGTCCAAGGCagaatttatttgagcaagtcATAAGTTTCCGGGCTCAGACGTTCGCGGAGGTGGTGGATAAAGCTGCTATTAttaagagtggtatacagaggggtgcTGCAGCTCAGAGTCAAAGAAAGAG GGTGGATGAGCTGTTCCTACTTGTCCTAGGTTTGGCTGTAGACATCCGGGTGAATGTCAGATGGGTGAGGATGTCTGCTACAGATGCGGGAGACCCGGGCACAGATCTTGGTTGTGTCAGGGATTGCCAACtcaggcaccagctcccagaccattccGGGTTGGTTATCAGGTGCCCCATTGAGGACAACAGAGAAATACTATACCAGCGAGAGT gtgccacctaCTCTTTTATTTCATCGGTATATGCAAAATTAATGAGGTATGAGGCACAGTTGTTGGATGTTGGGTTAGCTATTGCTACGCCGACTGGATCAGTGGTGAAATGTAGGAGGGTACTCAAGGGCTTCCCAGTAACTATTCAGGGAAAGATATTACTAGCGGATTTGGtaatattagatatgcagggatttgaaaTAATTCTGGGTATGAATTGA
- the LOC131167364 gene encoding calcium-dependent protein kinase 8-like, with translation MGNCCAAPSVSSGKKKGKKKQNPFPIDYAGNHTSANGEHKLAVLKDPTGRQIELRYEVGRELGRGEFGITHLCTEKSSGELFACKSISKEKLRTAVDIEDMRREVEIMKQLPQHPNIVSLKDTCEDNNAVHLVMELCEGGELFDRIVARGHYTERAAAVVTRTIVEVVQMCHKHGVMHRDLKPENFLFANMKETAPLKAIDFGLSVFFKPGERFTEIVGSPYYMAPEVLRRDYGPEVDVWSAGVILYILLCGVPPFWAETEQGVAQAIIRSVIDFKRDPWPLVSDNAKELVRKMLDPDPRRRLTAQGVLDHPWLQNAKKAPNVSLGETVRARLKQFSVMNKLKKRALRVIAEHLSVDEVAGIKDGFQLMDTTNKGKINVDELRVGLQKLGQRIPDADLQILMEAGDVDGDGFLDYGEFVAISVHLRKMGNDEHLRKAFEFFDKNRSEYIEIEELRDALADEVDNNSEEVINAIMGDVDTDKDGQISYEEFAAMMKAGTDWRKASRQYSRERFNSLSLKLMRDGSLQLNNKNR, from the exons ATGGGAAATTGCTGCGCCGCACCCTCTGTTTCTTCCGggaagaaaaaggggaaaaagaaACAGAACCCATTTCCTATCGACTACGCTGGGAACCACACATCTGCCAATGGAGAACACAAGCTCGCTGTACTGAAAGATCCGACGGGTCGCCAAATTGAGCTCAGATACGAAGTCGGTCGCGAGCTTGGGCGAGGTGAGTTTGGGATAACGCATCTGTGCACCGAGAAATCTTCTGGGGAACTGTTTGCTTGCAAATCTATATCGAAGGAGAAGCTGAGAACTGCAGTAGACATCGAGGATATGAGGAGAGAAGTGGAGATCATGAAGCAATTGCCTCAGCATCCCAACATTGTGAGCTTAAAGGATACTTGCGAAGACAACAATGCCGTCCATTTAGTGATGGAGCTGTGCGAGGGTGGAGAATTGTTCGATCGCATTGTAGCGCGCGGCCATTACACAGAGCGGGCGGCTGCAGTTGTTACAAGGACCATTGTTGAAGTTGTTCAG ATGTGCCACAAGCATGGGGTGATGCATCGGGATCTCAAGCCAGAGAACTTTTTGTTTGCAAACATGAAGGAAACAGCACccttaaaggctattgatttcgGATTGTCTGTGTTCTTCAAACCTG GCGAGAGGTTTACTGAGATAGTAGGAAGTCCATATTACATGGCTCCTGAGGTGCTAAGACGGGATTATGGACCAGAAGTAGATGTCTGGAGTGCTGGAGTAATTCTGTACATTTTGCTTTGTGGTGTACCACCCTTTTGGGCAG AAACTGAACAAGGAGTTGCACAAGCAATTATTAGGTCAGTCATCGATTTTAAGAGGGACCCCTGGCCACTAGTTTCTGATAATGCAAAAGAACTTGTCAGGAAGATGCTTGATCCTGATCCAAGAAGGCGGCTTACAGCTCAAGGAGTGTTAG ATCATCCTTGGTTACAGAATGCCAAGAAGGCTCCAAATGTTTCCTTAGGTGAAACTGTGAGGGCAAGGCTCAAACAATTTTCTGTAATGAACAAGCTCAAGAAAAGAGCTCTAAGG GTAATAGCTGAACATTTGTCGGTCGATGAAGTAGCTGGCATAAAGGACGGATTCCAGCTTATGGACACCACTAACAAAGGCAAGATCAACGTTGATGAGCTAAGAGTTGGGTTGCAAAAGCTTGGTCAACGAATCCCTGATGCAGATCTCCAAATACTAATGGAAGCT GGTGATGTAGATGGAGATGGATTTTTGGATTATGGAGAGTTTGTAGCGATTTCTGTCCATTTAAGGAAGATGGGCAATGATGAGCATCTTCGGAAAGCCTTCGAGTTCTTTGATAAGAACAGGAGTGAATATATAGAAATTGAAGAGCTAAGGGATGCCTTGGCTGATGAAGTCGACAACAATAGTGAAGAAGTCATTAACGCCATCATGGGAGACGTGGATACAGATAAG GACGGGCAAATAAGTTACGAGGAGTTTGCTGCAATGATGAAGGCTGGTACAGATTGGAGGAAAGCATCGAGGCAGTATTCACGGGAGCGGTTCAATAGTCTTAGCCTGAAGTTGATGAGGGATGGATCATTGCAGTTGAACAATAAGAACAGATGA